In a genomic window of Bradyrhizobium ontarionense:
- a CDS encoding TetR/AcrR family transcriptional regulator, with translation MPRKTDARDRAIATAERLFRIQGYTATGLNQIIEESGSPKGSFYFHFPRGKSQLAEEAIDHYVASRIAVLRDISANTTGDALSFVHQLFGTFAAEMIASDFQYGCLMQNLANELPALDADLTKRVARGFVDSTAIVAEHFRGCGFTSARASSTAAALVAALEGARTIARLERTAAIFEALADVSVQGWAAPEGRSAVEASSRRRGR, from the coding sequence ATGCCCCGTAAGACTGACGCCCGCGATCGCGCGATTGCCACTGCCGAGCGACTGTTTCGCATCCAAGGCTACACCGCGACGGGGTTGAACCAGATCATTGAAGAAAGCGGCTCGCCCAAAGGATCGTTCTATTTTCATTTTCCGCGCGGCAAGTCACAGCTCGCAGAAGAAGCGATCGATCATTACGTGGCGAGTCGAATTGCTGTCTTGCGGGATATCTCGGCGAATACGACGGGTGATGCCCTGAGTTTTGTTCACCAGCTTTTCGGCACGTTCGCGGCCGAAATGATCGCCTCTGATTTCCAGTATGGATGTCTGATGCAAAATCTGGCGAATGAGCTTCCTGCACTCGACGCTGATCTGACCAAGCGGGTAGCGCGCGGATTTGTTGATTCAACCGCGATCGTTGCGGAGCATTTTAGGGGGTGCGGTTTCACGTCCGCGCGCGCATCTTCTACCGCAGCCGCATTGGTAGCTGCCCTCGAAGGCGCACGTACGATCGCCCGCCTGGAGCGCACAGCGGCTATATTCGAGGCGCTGGCGGATGTGAGTGTCCAGGGGTGGGCGGCCCCCGAGGGGAGATCCGCTGTCGAGGCCAGCTCTCGGCGGCGCGGACGGTAG
- a CDS encoding cold-shock protein: MAKGTVKWFNPTKGYGFIQPTAGGKDIFVHISAVQKAGLTTLNEGQTIEYDEIANRGRSSAENLKV; this comes from the coding sequence ATGGCTAAAGGTACGGTCAAGTGGTTCAACCCGACCAAGGGCTATGGTTTCATTCAGCCCACGGCCGGGGGCAAAGACATCTTCGTCCATATCTCTGCAGTGCAGAAGGCGGGGCTCACGACCCTCAACGAAGGCCAGACGATCGAGTATGACGAGATTGCCAACCGCGGCAGGAGTTCGGCCGAGAACCTGAAAGTGTAG
- a CDS encoding alpha/beta fold hydrolase: MFTAMFTRVVSGETSSDAIWHNKIPVALSEPAVDIDKDPNLLHRYAENAGTKIHYVTMGSNQKPLMVFVHGFPDFWYSWRNQIQAFSANYQVVALDLRGYDLSDRPEGVENYKFPVLLDDIRAVINAEGNGRKAILIGHDWGAALSWLFTGQNPDMIERLVVLSVPHPGAITKELLPWNHPIAQARASAYATRFFAQGKGDNLTAQDLAYWVADPQVKSRYIEAFAKSSILSMMSYYKANYAFSRLALNLFDPTMKKLYGAVIKCPVLHVHGIEESHALLSTLDLEKSWIENPDNLSVKIVPGVGHFIQHEVPDYLNQTIASWLKDTGS; encoded by the coding sequence ATGTTCACTGCGATGTTCACTCGCGTTGTGTCCGGAGAGACGTCAAGCGATGCCATCTGGCACAATAAGATCCCTGTCGCTTTGAGTGAGCCTGCCGTTGATATCGATAAGGATCCGAACCTTCTGCACAGATATGCGGAAAATGCGGGAACGAAAATCCACTACGTCACAATGGGATCCAATCAAAAACCGCTTATGGTGTTCGTGCACGGATTTCCCGACTTCTGGTATTCTTGGCGAAATCAGATCCAGGCATTCTCAGCAAATTACCAGGTGGTCGCTCTTGATCTGCGCGGGTACGATTTGAGCGATCGGCCCGAAGGTGTCGAGAACTATAAGTTTCCGGTTCTCCTCGATGACATTCGTGCCGTGATCAATGCAGAGGGGAACGGTCGCAAGGCCATCCTGATTGGGCACGACTGGGGCGCCGCTCTGTCGTGGCTGTTCACCGGGCAAAATCCGGACATGATCGAAAGACTTGTCGTCCTCAGCGTTCCTCATCCTGGCGCCATCACGAAGGAATTGCTCCCTTGGAACCATCCTATCGCGCAGGCGAGGGCCAGCGCCTACGCCACACGGTTCTTCGCTCAAGGCAAAGGCGACAATCTGACTGCGCAAGATTTGGCGTACTGGGTTGCAGATCCACAGGTTAAGAGTCGATACATCGAGGCTTTCGCGAAATCGTCGATCTTGTCCATGATGAGCTATTACAAAGCCAACTACGCGTTTTCTCGGCTTGCGCTCAATCTTTTCGATCCAACCATGAAGAAACTCTACGGTGCCGTGATCAAGTGTCCGGTCTTGCATGTGCACGGAATCGAGGAGAGCCACGCTTTGCTGAGCACTCTTGATTTGGAAAAGTCATGGATTGAAAATCCCGACAATCTCTCGGTCAAGATCGTGCCTGGCGTTGGCCACTTCATTCAGCATGAAGTGCCGGACTACCTTAATCAGACGATTGCCTCCTGGTTGAAAGATACAGGAAGCTGA
- a CDS encoding IclR family transcriptional regulator yields the protein MEQRLKKANSQDRLLAVLDLFSEQRPHWTPDELMRELGYTRPTLYRYLKSLKQSGLLMTTRGGQLTLGPRVVEMDYLSRRADPLVAAAAPQLARLTAAHPCTALIVRWYGDKMLCVASQSSAPNPVSSYPRGRPMPMGRGAIARAIMAFLPKPQLQPLIARYAADLRAVGVGATADEIVAALRQIRRAGVAIAYGEVTPGAVGIAAPIVDAGYPVASLCVTIAGLKATGEVIDRISGEVRDAARRIAADAFGQDI from the coding sequence TTGGAACAGCGGTTGAAGAAGGCGAACAGCCAGGATCGGCTGCTGGCCGTGCTGGACCTGTTCAGCGAGCAGCGTCCGCACTGGACGCCGGACGAGCTGATGCGCGAGCTCGGCTACACCCGGCCGACCCTCTACCGCTATCTGAAGAGCCTGAAACAGAGCGGGCTCTTGATGACGACCCGCGGCGGGCAGTTGACGCTCGGCCCGCGCGTCGTCGAGATGGATTATCTGAGCCGGCGCGCCGACCCGCTGGTCGCCGCGGCAGCCCCGCAACTGGCGCGGCTCACGGCCGCGCATCCCTGCACGGCGCTGATCGTGCGCTGGTACGGCGACAAGATGCTGTGCGTGGCCTCGCAATCCTCGGCGCCCAATCCGGTCAGCAGCTATCCACGCGGACGGCCGATGCCGATGGGGCGCGGTGCGATCGCCCGCGCGATCATGGCGTTCCTGCCCAAGCCGCAACTGCAGCCGCTGATCGCGCGCTATGCCGCGGATCTGCGCGCGGTCGGCGTCGGCGCGACGGCGGATGAGATCGTGGCGGCGCTGCGGCAGATCCGGCGCGCCGGCGTCGCGATCGCATACGGCGAGGTCACCCCGGGAGCGGTCGGCATTGCCGCCCCCATCGTCGACGCCGGCTATCCGGTAGCGAGCCTCTGCGTCACGATCGCGGGGCTGAAGGCGACGGGCGAAGTGATCGACCGGATCAGCGGCGAGGTTCGCGACGCCGCCCGGCGGATTGCCGCGGATGCGTTCGGTCAAGACATCTAA
- a CDS encoding TylF/MycF/NovP-related O-methyltransferase yields MSVTYAAALNRLLNGVGLHLVRRSTLDRLTSSARNGHMSEPDTKPLSALADDDPAPDDAAPDDVALDDVALDDAVLDDPAPDDPALDDPALRANAVAHNFRKVALAGEPMEQVSVSYLQNLQRESLALRDMSAELIKLKLQLAGVTDGAGSGTPTDAEAGNHRLYTPVYDHSGLRTDPAIVHNHEFMLDPRFIAAYQRGVAAEGYEPRYFWRTHVALWCASVAARLAGDFVECGVCRGMLSSSIMTYLNWNQIDRRFVLFDTFTGVDEKIVSAEEVASGNLGYFREMYKEDIYERVVRNFAEFENVEIVRGSVPSTLSSVDIEAVAYLSIDMNNVTPEIAAINHFWDKLQPGAPVLLDDYGFVRYETQKRAFDAWAAERGVEILAIPTGQGLIIKPPTRA; encoded by the coding sequence ATGTCTGTAACATACGCGGCCGCATTGAATCGCCTGCTGAATGGCGTCGGTTTGCATCTCGTCCGGCGATCGACGCTTGATCGGCTGACCTCCTCCGCCCGCAACGGGCACATGAGCGAACCAGACACGAAGCCGTTGTCGGCCCTTGCCGACGATGATCCCGCCCCGGATGATGCCGCCCCGGATGATGTCGCCCTGGATGATGTCGCCCTGGATGATGCCGTCTTGGATGATCCGGCCCCGGATGACCCCGCCTTGGACGACCCCGCCTTGCGCGCCAACGCAGTCGCGCACAATTTTCGCAAGGTCGCGCTGGCCGGTGAGCCGATGGAGCAGGTCTCCGTCTCATATTTGCAGAACCTGCAGCGCGAGAGCTTGGCGCTTCGTGACATGTCCGCCGAACTGATCAAGCTGAAGCTTCAGCTTGCGGGCGTGACCGACGGAGCAGGCTCCGGCACCCCAACCGATGCCGAGGCCGGAAATCACCGGCTATATACCCCCGTGTACGACCATTCGGGATTGAGGACAGATCCTGCGATCGTGCACAATCACGAATTCATGCTGGACCCGCGGTTCATCGCCGCTTACCAGCGCGGCGTCGCCGCCGAGGGCTACGAGCCGCGCTATTTCTGGCGGACACACGTGGCGCTGTGGTGTGCAAGCGTGGCGGCCCGCCTTGCGGGTGATTTCGTTGAGTGCGGTGTGTGTCGCGGGATGTTGAGCTCGTCGATCATGACCTATCTCAATTGGAACCAGATCGACCGACGCTTCGTCCTGTTCGACACCTTCACCGGAGTGGACGAAAAGATCGTGTCTGCGGAAGAAGTCGCTTCCGGCAATCTCGGCTATTTCCGAGAAATGTACAAAGAAGACATCTACGAGCGCGTCGTCCGCAATTTTGCCGAGTTCGAGAACGTCGAGATCGTGCGAGGGAGCGTCCCGTCCACGCTGTCCAGCGTCGATATCGAGGCCGTGGCCTATCTCTCGATCGACATGAACAACGTCACGCCCGAGATCGCCGCCATCAACCATTTCTGGGACAAGCTGCAGCCCGGCGCCCCGGTTCTGCTCGATGACTATGGTTTCGTCAGATACGAAACTCAAAAGCGGGCGTTTGACGCTTGGGCCGCAGAGCGAGGAGTCGAGATCCTGGCCATTCCCACCGGACAAGGCCTGATCATCAAGCCTCCCACGAGAGCATAG
- a CDS encoding adenylate/guanylate cyclase domain-containing protein, protein MTISISHRLRTAFRGIGVRQLRLICGIILFSYLLSHFLNHALGNISLQALGEGLYYHVRFWQFPPVAVLFYSAILVHGGLGVWALYQRRQFSRRTLEPLQLVLGLSIPALIFAHIAGVRLGQTLYGHEKLYPQVLYSYWTGPSWRVWLMTASLLTSWTHGCIGLHGWLRLKPFYRRIAPGLLACAVLIPALALLGFYRGGRDVIATSATAEWRAENLSKKQMGTPSEQATLETIMNGFLIAYLGLIGVVLTARGVRALHERRGGMLTLSYNNGRTIRVPKGLSVLEASLRNNVPHASMCGGRARCSTCRIRVIGDCSALPAPSPREAFVLTQVGAADPSIRLACQLRPTGDLSFFQLFMPNLTPSGHSGPRAGIGQERYLVSLFVDMRGSTSLAEKRLPFDVVFIVNRFLGAVSQAVLTNGGQPNQFIGDGMLALFGLSVDPHIACGQAIQAARDIAANIAELNGFLSHDLHEPIRFGIGIHGGEVIVGEIGYRDHMVFTALGDSVNVASRLQDLTKTLGCQVIISEDVCARAGLAAGALPQQEVEIRGRAEPMHVRTATDASDLAAQNSSDEGAAA, encoded by the coding sequence ATGACCATTTCGATTTCCCATCGGTTGCGAACTGCCTTTCGCGGCATCGGCGTGCGGCAGCTGCGACTCATCTGCGGCATCATTCTGTTCAGCTATCTCCTCAGTCATTTCCTCAATCATGCGCTCGGCAACATCTCACTGCAGGCGCTTGGCGAGGGCCTCTACTATCACGTCAGGTTCTGGCAATTCCCGCCGGTCGCCGTGCTGTTCTATTCGGCCATTCTCGTCCATGGCGGCCTCGGCGTCTGGGCGCTCTATCAACGCCGACAGTTCAGCCGCAGAACGCTGGAGCCGCTGCAACTCGTCCTGGGTCTGAGCATCCCGGCGCTGATCTTCGCCCATATCGCCGGCGTCCGCCTCGGTCAGACCCTCTACGGACATGAGAAGCTCTACCCGCAGGTTCTGTATTCCTATTGGACTGGGCCGTCCTGGCGCGTCTGGCTGATGACGGCCTCACTGCTGACGTCATGGACCCACGGCTGCATCGGCCTGCATGGCTGGCTGCGTCTGAAGCCATTCTACAGGCGGATCGCGCCGGGACTGCTCGCCTGCGCCGTTCTGATCCCGGCGCTGGCCCTGCTCGGCTTCTACCGCGGAGGCCGTGACGTCATCGCGACGAGCGCGACAGCGGAGTGGCGCGCCGAAAATCTGTCCAAGAAGCAGATGGGCACGCCTTCCGAGCAGGCGACCCTCGAAACCATCATGAACGGTTTCCTGATCGCCTATCTCGGCCTGATCGGGGTCGTGCTCACAGCGCGCGGCGTCCGCGCCTTGCATGAGCGCCGTGGCGGCATGCTCACGCTGTCCTACAACAACGGCCGGACCATCCGGGTACCGAAGGGTCTTTCCGTGCTCGAGGCCAGTCTGCGCAACAACGTTCCGCATGCCAGCATGTGCGGCGGCCGCGCCCGCTGTTCGACCTGCCGCATCAGGGTAATCGGAGATTGCAGCGCGCTGCCGGCGCCTTCGCCGCGCGAAGCCTTCGTGCTGACCCAGGTCGGCGCCGCGGATCCTTCGATCAGACTGGCCTGCCAGCTGCGTCCCACGGGTGACCTCTCCTTCTTTCAGCTATTCATGCCGAACCTGACGCCAAGCGGGCACAGCGGCCCAAGGGCCGGGATCGGGCAGGAACGCTATCTCGTGAGCCTGTTCGTCGACATGCGGGGATCGACCAGCCTCGCCGAGAAGCGGTTGCCGTTCGACGTCGTGTTCATCGTCAACCGTTTCCTTGGCGCGGTGTCACAGGCGGTCCTGACGAATGGCGGCCAGCCCAACCAGTTCATCGGCGACGGCATGCTGGCGCTGTTCGGCCTCTCGGTCGATCCGCATATCGCGTGCGGGCAGGCCATCCAGGCAGCCCGGGACATCGCCGCCAACATCGCCGAGCTCAACGGCTTCCTGAGCCATGATCTGCACGAGCCGATCCGCTTCGGCATCGGCATTCACGGCGGCGAAGTGATCGTCGGCGAGATCGGCTACCGTGATCACATGGTGTTCACCGCGCTTGGCGATTCCGTCAACGTGGCGTCACGGCTGCAGGACCTGACGAAGACTCTCGGCTGCCAGGTGATCATTTCCGAGGACGTCTGCGCGCGGGCGGGACTTGCCGCCGGCGCACTGCCGCAGCAGGAAGTGGAAATCCGCGGCCGCGCCGAACCGATGCACGTACGAACGGCCACGGATGCGTCCGACCTCGCAGCGCAGAACTCATCGGACGAGGGTGCCGCGGCATGA
- a CDS encoding glycosyltransferase family 39 protein, which translates to MAAVVIAAMTMIRIVYASALDLRTDEAYYWTWSKELQLCFLDHPPMIAWFIRLGTTLFGDTNLGVRFAGILAMGASQLLLADIVRRVTHNVRAVILAVLLPEAALYYGLLMAKVAPDIAAIPFALAMICALVRLAESGDGRWWLAAGLFGGLALLSKFTVVMLLPAVAAFLLVPAWRRRWLFSPYPWCGALIALAVFSPVLIWNAQHDWASFWFQLVRATAPRDFSFRTLGDYIGLQLGQVGFILLPVTLSALTLTAWRGYRTREPVAILLSTAVLVPFLYFLWKSLTLRIGDTWPMFMWPIGFAAVAINIVRLPQEGWPKWMIRSTIGWARAAVGTGIAMVVLIFLYYVAAPWNFLGRADPIGGEAGYQQVAARAEEELASTGATWIATSDYRTYAMLRWFFRGRVPVVQINERARFLGFRDPGMSLIAGHPGLYVVREPDNSGRVWTDTTARREPLGSVQRTWRGTVMDTYALEKLTGWTPDLSPPPTSPLYQWRWLAGDPDSTARG; encoded by the coding sequence ATGGCGGCGGTCGTGATCGCGGCGATGACGATGATCCGCATCGTTTACGCGAGCGCGCTCGATCTGCGCACCGACGAGGCCTATTACTGGACCTGGTCGAAAGAGCTGCAGCTCTGCTTCCTCGATCATCCGCCCATGATCGCCTGGTTCATCCGGCTGGGAACCACGCTGTTCGGCGATACCAATCTCGGCGTTCGCTTCGCAGGTATCCTCGCGATGGGCGCATCGCAGCTGCTGCTCGCCGACATCGTCCGCCGCGTCACACACAATGTCAGGGCCGTGATTCTCGCGGTGCTGCTGCCGGAGGCGGCGCTGTATTATGGCCTGCTGATGGCCAAGGTTGCGCCCGATATCGCGGCGATCCCGTTTGCGCTCGCGATGATCTGCGCCCTGGTCCGACTTGCCGAGAGCGGCGACGGCCGCTGGTGGCTCGCCGCCGGCCTGTTCGGCGGATTGGCGCTGCTGTCGAAGTTCACCGTGGTCATGCTGTTGCCGGCGGTGGCGGCGTTCCTGCTCGTTCCCGCCTGGCGTCGCCGCTGGCTTTTCAGTCCCTATCCCTGGTGCGGCGCGCTGATCGCTCTGGCGGTGTTCTCGCCTGTGCTGATCTGGAACGCCCAGCACGACTGGGCGTCGTTCTGGTTTCAACTCGTTCGCGCCACCGCGCCGCGCGATTTTTCCTTTCGGACGCTCGGCGACTATATCGGACTGCAACTCGGACAGGTCGGATTCATCCTGTTGCCCGTCACGCTGTCGGCGCTGACGCTCACGGCGTGGCGTGGCTATCGCACGCGCGAGCCTGTTGCGATCCTGCTGTCCACCGCGGTGCTCGTGCCATTCCTGTACTTCCTGTGGAAGTCGCTCACCCTGCGGATCGGCGATACCTGGCCGATGTTCATGTGGCCGATCGGGTTTGCGGCGGTCGCCATCAACATCGTACGGCTGCCGCAGGAAGGCTGGCCGAAATGGATGATCCGCTCGACTATCGGCTGGGCGCGCGCGGCTGTCGGGACGGGCATCGCCATGGTCGTCCTGATCTTCCTCTATTATGTCGCCGCACCCTGGAATTTCCTCGGCAGGGCCGATCCCATTGGCGGCGAGGCGGGGTACCAGCAGGTGGCGGCGCGGGCCGAAGAAGAACTGGCGAGCACCGGCGCCACCTGGATCGCCACCTCCGACTACCGCACCTATGCGATGCTGCGCTGGTTCTTCAGGGGGCGCGTGCCGGTCGTCCAGATCAATGAGCGCGCCCGCTTCCTGGGCTTTCGTGATCCCGGCATGAGCCTGATCGCAGGACATCCCGGCCTCTACGTCGTGCGCGAGCCGGACAACAGCGGTCGGGTGTGGACTGACACGACCGCGCGCCGGGAGCCGCTCGGCAGCGTGCAGCGGACGTGGCGCGGCACGGTCATGGACACCTACGCGCTCGAGAAGCTGACGGGATGGACGCCCGACCTGTCGCCGCCACCGACATCGCCATTGTACCAATGGCGCTGGCTCGCCGGTGATCCCGACTCCACTGCCCGCGGCTGA
- a CDS encoding CaiB/BaiF CoA transferase family protein has translation MDDQGIFHGLKVLDCASFIAAPAAATVLSDFGADVIKIEPPGAGDPYRNLPNLPGYPRSEHNYAWYLEARNKRSIALDLSKPEAQAVLRRLVSEADVFITNFPPSVRAKLGLTHEKLAPLNERLIYASFTGYGEKGEEADKPGFDSNAYWARSGLMDLVRADETTTPARSVAGMGDHPCAMAFYGAIVTALYQRERTGKGCHVASNLMANGVWAASVLAQAKLCGATFVERRPRERALNAVANHYKCQDGRWIMLSLLNEEKQWPVLARCLGREDLIDDPRFATKADRHARSVELIHEFDAVFATKPLAEWRKALDGSGLVFGVVGILDDIPTDRQMIENEVLVPFENDTMLTVNSPIWIDGQRKVAPRKPPGVGEHSDDILRGAGFDDEAIRALRARGAVG, from the coding sequence ATGGACGACCAAGGGATTTTCCACGGCCTGAAGGTGCTGGACTGCGCAAGCTTCATTGCAGCTCCCGCCGCGGCGACCGTTCTGTCGGACTTCGGTGCCGACGTGATCAAGATCGAGCCGCCCGGCGCCGGCGACCCCTATCGCAACCTGCCGAACCTGCCCGGCTATCCGCGCAGCGAGCATAACTACGCCTGGTATCTCGAGGCCCGCAACAAGCGCAGCATCGCACTCGATCTATCGAAACCCGAAGCCCAGGCCGTGTTACGGCGCCTCGTCAGCGAGGCGGATGTTTTCATCACCAATTTCCCGCCCTCGGTACGAGCCAAGCTCGGCCTCACCCATGAGAAGCTCGCGCCGTTGAACGAGCGGCTGATCTATGCGTCGTTCACCGGCTACGGCGAGAAGGGCGAAGAAGCCGACAAGCCGGGCTTCGACAGCAACGCCTATTGGGCGCGGTCCGGGCTGATGGATCTGGTGCGTGCCGACGAGACCACGACACCCGCTCGCTCCGTGGCCGGCATGGGCGACCATCCTTGCGCGATGGCGTTCTACGGCGCGATCGTGACCGCGCTCTACCAGCGTGAGCGGACCGGCAAAGGCTGCCACGTCGCCTCCAATCTGATGGCGAACGGCGTCTGGGCGGCGTCCGTCCTGGCCCAGGCCAAGCTGTGCGGCGCGACCTTCGTCGAGCGGCGGCCGCGCGAGCGGGCCCTGAACGCGGTTGCCAACCACTACAAATGCCAGGACGGCCGCTGGATCATGCTGTCGCTCCTCAACGAGGAGAAGCAGTGGCCGGTGCTCGCCCGCTGTCTCGGCCGCGAAGACCTGATCGACGATCCGCGCTTTGCCACCAAGGCGGACCGCCACGCCCGCTCGGTCGAGCTGATCCACGAATTCGACGCGGTATTCGCAACGAAGCCGCTGGCCGAGTGGCGTAAAGCCCTGGACGGCAGCGGTCTCGTGTTCGGCGTGGTCGGCATCCTCGATGACATTCCGACCGACAGGCAGATGATCGAGAACGAGGTCCTGGTACCGTTCGAGAACGACACCATGCTGACCGTCAACAGCCCGATCTGGATCGACGGCCAGCGCAAGGTCGCCCCGCGCAAGCCGCCCGGCGTGGGCGAGCACAGCGACGACATCCTGCGCGGCGCCGGCTTCGACGACGAGGCCATCCGCGCGTTGCGCGCACGCGGCGCGGTGGGCTGA
- a CDS encoding FAD-dependent monooxygenase, translating to MEPSKQAPVVIVGGGPVGFGLAIDLGQRGIRSVVVERHLAPVPIPKGQNLTQRTMEHFHFWGAEDALRASRTIRREYGIGGMTTYRTLLSGITHDWLQRELVRPFYYTDNERLPQYATEAVLRRRAAEIPAIETLIGWTATAVRQDEHGTETDIVDADGNRRTLRSDFVVGCDGSRSLVREQAGLTQTKSDHDRLMVLLVFRSTGLHQLLERYPGKSFYNVLHPELDGYWKFFGRVDLGTTWFFHAPVPADTTRDNFDFERFLHEAAGAEFDVAFDHIGFWDLRFAVADRYRQGRLFIAGDAAHSHPPYGGYGVNSGFEDAVNLSWKLAATLQGWGGPGLLDSYGAERQPVFASTARDFIEQSIFVDRDFLRQHDPARDLADFEAAWEERRSGARAEVNAFEPHYEGSPIVFGPDGVACSAIGGHAFAARAGHHLSPQVMSTGRNVYEELGSGFSLIELGAGDAAIAFARAASDLGVPLKVISDTPARGREKYQARLVLVRPDQFIAWVSDGLSDDRAEPTRVLQHAIGAG from the coding sequence ATGGAACCCAGCAAGCAGGCGCCGGTGGTGATCGTCGGCGGCGGCCCGGTCGGTTTTGGCCTCGCCATCGATCTCGGACAGCGCGGCATCAGATCCGTCGTCGTCGAGCGCCACCTGGCGCCGGTGCCGATCCCGAAGGGCCAGAACCTGACCCAGCGCACGATGGAGCACTTCCATTTCTGGGGCGCGGAGGATGCGCTGCGCGCCTCCCGCACCATCCGCCGAGAATACGGTATTGGCGGCATGACCACCTACCGCACGCTGCTGAGCGGCATCACCCATGACTGGCTGCAGCGTGAGCTGGTGCGGCCGTTCTACTACACCGACAACGAGCGGCTGCCGCAATACGCCACCGAGGCGGTGTTGCGGCGTCGCGCGGCCGAGATCCCGGCGATCGAGACGCTGATCGGCTGGACCGCGACCGCCGTGCGCCAGGACGAGCACGGCACTGAGACCGACATCGTCGACGCGGACGGCAACCGGCGCACCTTGCGCTCCGACTTCGTGGTCGGCTGCGACGGCAGCCGCTCGCTGGTGCGCGAGCAGGCCGGCCTCACTCAGACAAAGTCCGATCACGACCGGCTGATGGTGCTCCTGGTGTTCCGCTCGACCGGGCTGCATCAGCTGCTCGAACGCTATCCCGGCAAGTCGTTCTACAACGTGCTGCATCCTGAGCTCGACGGCTACTGGAAGTTCTTCGGACGCGTCGATCTCGGCACCACCTGGTTCTTCCATGCCCCCGTGCCGGCCGATACGACGCGGGATAATTTCGATTTCGAGCGCTTCCTGCACGAAGCCGCCGGCGCCGAATTCGACGTCGCCTTCGACCATATCGGCTTCTGGGATCTCCGCTTCGCGGTGGCCGACAGATATCGCCAGGGACGGCTGTTCATCGCCGGCGATGCCGCGCACAGCCATCCGCCCTATGGCGGCTATGGCGTCAACAGCGGCTTCGAGGACGCGGTCAACCTGTCATGGAAGCTCGCGGCGACCCTGCAGGGCTGGGGCGGACCCGGCCTGCTCGACAGCTACGGCGCCGAGCGGCAGCCGGTGTTCGCCTCGACGGCGCGCGACTTCATCGAGCAGTCGATCTTTGTCGACCGCGATTTCCTGCGTCAACACGATCCGGCGCGCGACCTCGCCGATTTCGAGGCCGCCTGGGAGGAGCGCCGCTCCGGCGCGCGCGCCGAGGTGAACGCGTTCGAGCCGCACTACGAGGGCTCGCCGATCGTGTTTGGACCTGATGGCGTCGCCTGCAGCGCGATCGGCGGCCACGCCTTTGCGGCGCGCGCCGGCCACCATCTCAGCCCCCAGGTGATGTCGACCGGGCGCAACGTCTATGAGGAGCTGGGCTCCGGCTTCAGCCTGATCGAGCTCGGCGCCGGCGATGCCGCGATCGCCTTCGCCCGCGCCGCCTCCGATCTCGGTGTGCCGCTCAAGGTCATCAGCGACACGCCCGCGCGCGGGCGCGAGAAGTATCAGGCCAGGCTGGTCCTGGTGCGGCCCGACCAGTTCATCGCCTGGGTGTCGGACGGCCTGTCGGATGATCGGGCCGAGCCGACCCGCGTGCTGCAGCATGCGATCGGGGCGGGGTGA